Genomic segment of Desulfobacterales bacterium:
CTGTGTCGCGCCAAATGATTATTGGAGGTAACCCTCTACATATAGTGGGCGGTTGAGTTAACTGCATACCCAGTAAAAATAATTTGACGGCTGGTTCCGACAATCAGCGTATAATATCACACGAGGTTAAAAACCCTGGGCGTTGCCATCGTATAAGGTGGCGAGGTGCGCCCGGTAACCAAATACCGGGGTGGACACCTCGAAATAAGCCTCGTGGGGGGGCTGATATGGGGCCGTAACATCGACTATCAATCATACAAATTTTCTGAAATTATCTCCTCGCTCTTTCTGAAAATTTTACAATATTATAAAATCAGGAACCCAGACAGTTTTTTAAACCTCTTATACACGAGAAATAAAATGTTTAATAATACTAGGATCTTTCACATACCGCAAGCGTGTTGTATTTAAGATCGGGGTATCTTGTTTCGACAATCGTTCCCGAATCCAGCTTGTAGAATCTGTAGCCCATCCCGCGAAGAAATTGCTCCGTTGCCAGTACTACTTTCTCACCTCGGAGAAACTCAGCCCAGAAGCCCTTTTCGAAGTAACCAGTCTCATACCAGAGTATAGGTTTGTATTTCTTGATCGTTTGTGCGGCACCCCTTATCACTTCATATTCCATTCCCTCCACATCGATCTTAACGAAGTCTACCCGATCAAAACCCTGATCTTTATAGAACTGATCAAGAGGAATAAGTTCAATGCGTTCATTCTGGTTCGAATCAGAAAACAGGAAACCTGCGTTGCCCCTATTTTGTTTATCCTCGTTCCAAAACCGGACTTCTTTGTTGTCGGAAAATCCCACATTGAAAGGAAAAATGATATTTTCATATAAAGAATTCAAGCGAATGTTGTCGACAAGTCGTCTAAAAAGAAACCCACCAGGTTCACAAGCGTACACTTTTCCGTGGGCACCAACTCTTTTCGCAAGTGCAAAGCTGATGGCCCCCACATTTGCGCCAATGTCAAAGCAGACATCTCCCCGCTTCACGCACTTTTCGATGATCGCGGCTGTTTCAAGATCATAGAACCTCGTGAGCATTTCTTTTTCTATGTTGTAAGTCGTATCAATATTGACAGAAATGTCACCCAGATATTTATTGAAAATGAAATGCCTGCCAGGCGGCAAATAGTCGATCATAGACCGTCTATATCGCACCGCCCACTCGATAAATATCTTAGGGAAAAAAGTAAATCCCCCTTTGATTAAAGGTTTAAGCAGTCGCTTCAGAATATATTTAATGGATCGCGATGGTTTTTTCATGTCGCTGATTTAGAGCGTAATCTTTCTTTGCATTTTACCTGGTCAAAGCCGATGCGCAGATCACCGCTATCGAGATATCGGAAAATTACATTCTCCAGACAAGGTCGCCAGAATCTGGACTGCCTTGAGAAATGATCATCATAGATCCGGACAAAGACTCCACTATATTATGAGCCCCTTATGTGAGCACACATCCCGCAAGCACAAGCCGCGCAATTAGCATGAGTCGTGAGCGTTCCATCGTATGCCCCCCTCATGCCCGCGCTTCTCACCCAGAAGCTCTTGGAGACATGAAGAACCATCGCATACGTTCCGGCCTCCTTTCCGACATCGCACCCATCCAGAACCTATGCAGGAAAATCCGTTCCAAGGTCGATACGCGGATCGGCAGATCCGCCATGACGCGCCTTCTTTCCCAGATCTCCTCGATATCATGAGAAGAACGGAATCGTTCTGTAATGGTCCTTCCGATGTCGCGATCTACAAAATCGTGAAGTTCCAAAAGAATGTGCACCCCGCGCAGGCCAGCTAATGCCTCGGGGTCTAACAGATCTCTCTCTGTCCCTTCCACGTCCATGATCAGCAGAATGCGGCCGGTGGCGGTGAGCTCTTGGCGCAGCGATTCCACATCACAACGACCGCGGACATGCACCTTTTCACCGACCCCGTTGCTTCTGGCAAGAACTTCGATCAGCTCCCGGCCCCGCGCCTCCATCTCGAACGCGCAGACCGTGGCTCCCGTCAGGAGGGCCATGCCGACCGCATAATATCCCTCTGCGGCCCCGACATTCAACACCACATCGGGCTTCAGAGAATCGCTGATCTTCTGCAGAACGGGTTTCAGTTCAATCTCGTATGTGCCGAGCAGTTTGGGCAGATAGATGCCGTTAATGCTATCCGCAACATACTTCATTCCAAAAAAGGGACCGCCGAGGATTCGCCCCCCGCACTCATGCTCGATTCGTTTTCTGACGTGTGCTCTCGGAAGGGTGCGGATATCCGACGGAAGAAGGTTTCTCAGTTTCATCTTTGCGAGCCTATCTTACCAGATCGCACCGCGCGGGGACAGTCTGGAAGCATATTCAGCACATTCTCATAGTAGAATCTTTGATAAGGCATTGCTCTTCCCTGGTGAAAGCACGGGACAAAACGGTTTTCGTATTCATATGAGAATGGAAGGTCTATTGATTTCGGAAAAAACACATTTTTAATAAATCGCACCAATCGGATGAACCCTATTTTCTTCAAATTCATACTTCTGGAGGACCTATGAACTTCAATAAACGGGCCAAATTACCTATACCTAATATTAAACCATGCGAGATAAAAATTCTCTTCTGTTGCGTAAGAAAATTGCCAGCTGCCAGGGTAATAGAATAAGACTGGTGGTCATCAAATATGCTACGGCTACGCCAATTACCGCATATTTGATACCCAAAACCAAGGATAAAGAACCCGTTACAACTGCATTAACAATGGTGAGCATAGCATATGGTTCACATTTATGTGCGCGCAGATATACAGATGTTGGATATGAAGCATTACCTAACAACACTCCGATAAGGAACAATGCGAGCGGCAATGGTGCAATTATGCGTGAAGAAAAGGGATGATTAATGATATTTAAACCATATACAAATAACCATACGGTCAGAGTACCAAAAAATAAAATGACGACTGACACCTTTATGATACGGTAGAGCAGACTGTCGAGGGCTTTGTATTCCTTATTAGCAATCATTACGGCGAACTGAGGCCCCCGGGGCTTACTCCACATCGC
This window contains:
- a CDS encoding FkbM family methyltransferase; the encoded protein is MIDYLPPGRHFIFNKYLGDISVNIDTTYNIEKEMLTRFYDLETAAIIEKCVKRGDVCFDIGANVGAISFALAKRVGAHGKVYACEPGGFLFRRLVDNIRLNSLYENIIFPFNVGFSDNKEVRFWNEDKQNRGNAGFLFSDSNQNERIELIPLDQFYKDQGFDRVDFVKIDVEGMEYEVIRGAAQTIKKYKPILWYETGYFEKGFWAEFLRGEKVVLATEQFLRGMGYRFYKLDSGTIVETRYPDLKYNTLAVCERS